The genomic region CGACGGCGTGCTCTTCGGCGACATCTGGGAGCGTAGCGAACTCTCGCCGCGGGACCGCAGCCTCATCACGGTCGCCAGCCTGATTACAAGCGGCAGCACCGACCAGCTGCCGGGACATCTTGCCCGGGCAAAGACCAAAGGCCTGACCGAAACCGAACTCAAGGAGGCCATCATCCATCTGGCCTTCTACGCCGGATGGCCCAAAGCCATGTCCGCAATCGCAGTAGCCAAGGAGATCTTCACGGACTGAGTCTAGTAATCCTTAAACGTACGGACCCTTAACACACGGAAGCATCTTCCGCTCACGGTGAGCGGAAGATGCTTCCAGCTTCGGGCCGATCTGGGGACCTTTAGTCCTTGCCGAGGCCTTGGGCGGAGATCTTCTGCCCGGCCGCGGTCTCGCCGAGAACGCTGTTGAGGGCCGTGAGGTCGAAGATGCCGTTGATGTCGGCCTGCTTGGTGGTGCCGGCGTCGACGCCGTCCTGCAGCAGCTTCTTGTACGTCCCGGCGAGCGGGTCGATCGTGAAGACAATGTTCTTCAGGGACCGGTCGATCACGTCCGCCGGCAGCGCCGAGCCGGACGCTGCCTTCAGCGCGCCGTTGAGGACCGTGGCCTTCTCCCCGGCCGGGGCCGTGTTGAGCCAGGCCACGGATTCGGCGTGGCCCTTCAGGAGCGCCTGCACGGTGGCCGGGTGCTCGGCCGCGAACTTCTTGTTCACGATCAGGACCGTCGTGGGGAACTCGCCGGGCTTGCCAGACAGTGAACCGTCCCACAGGTCCTTCTCATCGACCAGGACCTTCGCCCCGGCCTGCAGGACCAGGCGGGAGGCCCAGGGCTCCGGCAGCCACGCCCCGTCGAGCTTGCCGTCCTGGAACAGTTTCAGGGTCTGGGCGTTCTCGGTGGGGTTGATCGCGACGTCGCCGCCGCCGTCGGTGGAGGTCTTGAACCCCTGCTTGCCGAGCCAGGCCCGCAGGGCCACGTCCTGGGTCCCGCCCAGCTGCGGGGAGGCCAGCGTCGTGCCCTTCAGATCCGCGGCCGTGTTGATGCCCGGCCTAACCACCAGCTGCGCCCCGCCGGCCGCGGCGCCGGCGATGATGCTGACGGACTGGCCGTTGCTCTTGACGTAGGAGTTGATCGCCGGGTTCGGGCCGATGTAGGTCGCGTCGATCGCGCCGGCGTTGAGGGCCTCGATCGCGGCCGGGCCGGCGTTGAAGACCTGCGTGCTCAGCTTCGTCTGGCCCAGCTCCTTCGCGATCAGCCCCCGGCTGACACCGACCAGGGCCGCGCCGTGCGTGATGTTCCCGAAGTAACCCAGCCGCAGCTCGGCGGCCGGACCGGTGTCCGCGGCGGCCACCGCCGGCGCCGCCTCCGGGCTGCGGGACAGCGAGGACGCCACCGCGGCACCGGCCCCGATCAGGAGCACCAGGGCGGTGGCGAGGGCGATCTTGCGACCACGGTGACGGCTAGGGCCTCGCGATTCGCCCGCGACAATGCGGGTGGACCCTGGCTGGTGGTTGGATGTCATGGAAAAGTCCTTCAGTGAATGGGGGTACCCGCCGGGGGCCATGGCCAGTGACCCCAAATGGACGAGGTGAACGGTGATCGGGTGATCGGATGCCATGACATTACGGACGCACCCTGATCCGGATCAAAGGCCGGCGCCACGGAAGGTCAACCGCGGAAACGCGACGTCACCAACGGACACACGACGTCAGGCAGCGTCGCAAACCGTCATCGGCCTCCCGTTATTGCCGGGCCGGACTGTTTAGCGGCGCTTCCTTGCCGGGCCTGCGGCCCGGGTGTAGCTTGGGGCGGATGCTGAGCATCGGCTCGATTGTGATCCGCGTGAACGACCTCGAACGCCAGATGAGATTCTGGCAGGCTGCCCTGGGCTACGAGCCCCGATACGAGCCCGACGGCGACTTCGTCATCCTCCAGCCGCCGGGCGGCGGCGGCACATGCATCTCCCTGGACCGCGTCCCCGCGGCCGTCCAGATCCCGCCGCGCCTGCATCTGGACCTTTACGCGGACCAGCAGGACGCCGAGGTGCAGCGTCTCCTGGACCTGGGCGCCACCCGGGTCGAGTGGAGCAAGCGGCCGGCGGACGCGGACTACGTGATCCTGTCCGATCCGGAAGGAAACCGGTTCTGCGTCGTGGACACCACCGGGACGGGCAACTCCCCGGACCATGCCACGTAGCCGCTCCGCCTGAACGCCCGGTGCGGAGCGACGCCGCCGCTGCGGCGGCACTGGCACGGTCCTGGGGTCAGTGCAGTGGGGCGGCGCGCGTTGCGAATAGGCGACGATCCGGGTGATCATCATTCGCCGCCCCACTGCGGTCTGGTGCCGGCGGACTAGATGTGTCCGGGCATTCTTCCGTGGCGTCCCCGCTGATGGGTACGGTACGTGCCGTTGCGTTGCCGAAATCGCCGCGGCCGGACCGGTTACATGATGCCGGTAGGTACCAGCAGGACCCAGGCGAGGGCCGGCGCCACCAGAACCACGCCTCCGGCATAGGCCATCAGTTGGCGGTAGACGCGCTGCCGGTCGTTCTCACGGGCATTGGCGACGACCAGCGCGCCGTCGGTGGAGAACGGGGAGACGTCCACGACGGTGGCGGCGATGGCCAGTGCGGCTACGGTTCCGGAGGCGCTGAGCGAGCTGGTGGCAAGGAGCGGGCCGGCCAGCGGGATGAACGCAGTCAGCAACGCAGTGGAGGAGGCGAAGGCCGAGCCGACACCAATGACGTAACAGAGGACCAATGCCACCAGCAGCGGCGCGCCGAGTGCCAAAGCTTGCTCTGCGAGGGTGTCGATGACGCCCACGTGCTGGAGCAGGGAGACGTAGGTGATCATGCCGGCCACGAGCAGGACCGTGGACCAGGAGATGCCGCCGATGAACGTTCGGTGTTCCTTGATGTTGACCAGGGCCAGCAGGAGGCCGGCGGAGAGGGCGACGAAGCCGATCGGCATGTGGAAGCCCAGTGTGCACACCAGCATCACCGCGATCAGCGCCAGCGTGAGGATCTGCTGGCCGCGAGGGCGGGTGGGCCGGGCGGTGTCGACGTCGGCATGCTGGCCTCCTTCGCCGTCGCGCAGCTTGCCCAGGAGGGCGAACAGCACGATTGTGAGCACGGACAGGATGAGATTGATGGCGAAGCTGGCGATAAAGAGTGCGCCTTGGGAGACGGGAAATCCGTTCTTCAAGGCGATGTCGTGTACCAGCACACCGGCCACGGACAGCGGGGAAAAACCGCCGGCGTGAGCCCCGTTGATGATGAACGCACCCATCAGAACTGGGTGGATCCGGGATTCGTAGGCGAACCCGATGGCCGCCGGCGCAAGCAACGCGACCGCAGCCGGCGAGAAGGTGCCAAGTGAGGTGAGAGCGGCGGCGATCAGGAAGAACAC from Arthrobacter sp. NicSoilB8 harbors:
- a CDS encoding SLC13 family permease, with translation MTQTEHRTAVAAAETRGSDAPRPSRRRRRRILLVAVAAGFAILALIALVLGGDIFNPSATAEPEHSMTAVQIIPLVILVGMFVVATKWPLNIGVMGLVASFGVGYFMLGMTDKQILEEFPASIVLTIIGVTYFFSMAQRNGTIDIIVQSCVRLVRGKTMLLPWVFFLIAAALTSLGTFSPAAVALLAPAAIGFAYESRIHPVLMGAFIINGAHAGGFSPLSVAGVLVHDIALKNGFPVSQGALFIASFAINLILSVLTIVLFALLGKLRDGEGGQHADVDTARPTRPRGQQILTLALIAVMLVCTLGFHMPIGFVALSAGLLLALVNIKEHRTFIGGISWSTVLLVAGMITYVSLLQHVGVIDTLAEQALALGAPLLVALVLCYVIGVGSAFASSTALLTAFIPLAGPLLATSSLSASGTVAALAIAATVVDVSPFSTDGALVVANARENDRQRVYRQLMAYAGGVVLVAPALAWVLLVPTGIM
- a CDS encoding ABC transporter substrate-binding protein, which codes for MTSNHQPGSTRIVAGESRGPSRHRGRKIALATALVLLIGAGAAVASSLSRSPEAAPAVAAADTGPAAELRLGYFGNITHGAALVGVSRGLIAKELGQTKLSTQVFNAGPAAIEALNAGAIDATYIGPNPAINSYVKSNGQSVSIIAGAAAGGAQLVVRPGINTAADLKGTTLASPQLGGTQDVALRAWLGKQGFKTSTDGGGDVAINPTENAQTLKLFQDGKLDGAWLPEPWASRLVLQAGAKVLVDEKDLWDGSLSGKPGEFPTTVLIVNKKFAAEHPATVQALLKGHAESVAWLNTAPAGEKATVLNGALKAASGSALPADVIDRSLKNIVFTIDPLAGTYKKLLQDGVDAGTTKQADINGIFDLTALNSVLGETAAGQKISAQGLGKD
- a CDS encoding VOC family protein, encoding MLSIGSIVIRVNDLERQMRFWQAALGYEPRYEPDGDFVILQPPGGGGTCISLDRVPAAVQIPPRLHLDLYADQQDAEVQRLLDLGATRVEWSKRPADADYVILSDPEGNRFCVVDTTGTGNSPDHAT
- a CDS encoding carboxymuconolactone decarboxylase family protein, which codes for MTETSQTRAQQLIGDFAPKLVDLTDGVLFGDIWERSELSPRDRSLITVASLITSGSTDQLPGHLARAKTKGLTETELKEAIIHLAFYAGWPKAMSAIAVAKEIFTD